The Vibrio mangrovi genome includes a region encoding these proteins:
- a CDS encoding methyl-accepting chemotaxis protein, whose product MQWIKNQSITAKMVFLVSVMLILTIILSSFGLFKMNRVSEEIKGIAHKHIPLIQLISDVTVKQLQSSLIVEKAFRAADFAVDIDTEEAKRLQQAFSRIAHEFDQEVQEAESNLKLAQQQNASELSPEEQRLQQHLNVVVSHHKLYENSAEEILQAIIGHENSQTLSDKARQLEVQQDAQNQELASLLTEVEKMTESSLNQTEAEEQQAISGMILLVMIALSAGLLIGLFISRQLVHSLSYACTVAEQMARGNFDIDVQVDRNDEVGRLLASMRTMADSLGNIVSSVMNSSHTIATAVVELATVANNNRQSVEQQQQNTEQVASAMTEMAATITQVAASAEGASASSHRAEVNIQDGCQMIEETNNLALNLVESSESSQALIADLQSSTVKIQDFVSVVNAIAEQTNLLALNASIEAARAGEQGRGFAVVADEVRALAARSQEATREIDTLIESLVHSTGSAVSAIQVSSDQVGQTSALIQDIRRQMDLIAQALTELSEANTQVATASEEQSVAAEQISRNMVDIRDSGQSVLMSTDETTRASEDLSAQASELRHLMSQFQVKSV is encoded by the coding sequence GTCTCTGAAGAGATCAAAGGTATTGCTCATAAACATATTCCTTTGATTCAACTGATTAGTGATGTAACCGTGAAACAGTTACAAAGTTCTCTGATTGTTGAAAAAGCTTTTCGGGCCGCAGATTTTGCTGTTGACATTGACACAGAAGAAGCTAAACGTCTTCAGCAGGCTTTCAGTCGGATTGCGCATGAGTTTGATCAGGAAGTCCAGGAAGCAGAATCGAATCTGAAACTGGCACAGCAACAGAATGCCAGTGAACTATCTCCGGAAGAACAACGATTACAGCAGCATTTAAATGTTGTCGTTTCACATCATAAGCTCTATGAAAATTCAGCCGAAGAAATTCTTCAGGCAATTATCGGCCATGAAAATAGTCAGACACTATCAGATAAGGCCCGACAACTGGAAGTACAGCAAGATGCCCAGAATCAGGAGTTGGCATCACTTCTGACTGAAGTTGAAAAAATGACCGAATCCTCTCTTAATCAAACAGAGGCAGAAGAGCAGCAGGCAATCTCAGGAATGATTTTATTAGTGATGATTGCTTTATCGGCTGGCTTGCTGATTGGTCTGTTTATCAGCCGTCAGTTAGTTCATTCTCTGTCTTATGCCTGTACGGTTGCCGAGCAGATGGCGAGGGGCAATTTCGACATTGATGTTCAGGTTGATCGGAATGATGAAGTCGGTCGGCTGCTGGCTTCCATGCGCACAATGGCCGACTCTCTGGGAAATATTGTTTCATCCGTGATGAACAGCAGCCACACGATAGCTACGGCAGTGGTGGAGCTGGCGACGGTTGCCAATAACAACCGCCAGTCGGTTGAACAACAGCAGCAGAATACTGAACAGGTTGCCAGCGCCATGACAGAAATGGCTGCGACGATCACTCAGGTTGCAGCTAGTGCTGAAGGTGCTTCAGCATCCAGTCATCGGGCCGAAGTCAATATTCAGGACGGATGTCAGATGATTGAAGAAACGAACAACCTTGCGCTGAATCTGGTTGAAAGTTCTGAAAGCTCACAGGCGCTGATTGCCGATTTACAGTCCAGCACCGTGAAAATTCAGGATTTTGTTTCTGTGGTGAACGCGATTGCAGAACAGACAAATCTACTGGCGCTGAATGCTTCAATTGAGGCTGCAAGAGCGGGAGAGCAGGGAAGAGGATTCGCCGTTGTTGCTGATGAAGTGCGGGCTTTGGCCGCACGAAGTCAGGAAGCGACCCGGGAAATTGATACGTTGATCGAATCGCTGGTGCACAGTACCGGCTCGGCGGTGAGTGCTATTCAGGTGAGTAGTGATCAGGTGGGACAAACGTCAGCGTTGATTCAGGATATCAGACGGCAAATGGATCTCATTGCTCAGGCACTGACCGAATTGAGTGAAGCGAATACTCAGGTTGCGACTGCGAGTGAAGAACAGTCTGTTGCTGCGGAACAGATCAGCCGAAATATGGTGGATATCAGAGATTCAGGACAGTCTGTGTTGATGAGCACGGATGAAACAACCCGGGCCAGTGAAGATCTTTCTGCCCAGGCATCTGAGTTACGTCATTTGATGTCTCAGTTTCAGGTCAAATCCGTATGA
- the modA gene encoding molybdate ABC transporter substrate-binding protein, translating to MKVRFIVLVSGLLLSLSCWSADALFAVANNFYGPMKALSQDFESQSPHHISISTGATGQLYVQITQGAPFDLFFAADTARPEKLIKDGQASGEFTYARGTLVLWSAQPDIAVKDALLRGEYSHLAVANPKLAPYGLAAQQALEKMGLYTKVQEKIVLGKGLNPTYQFVVTGNAELGFVAKSQVYQDNHYQPGSYWEVPREDYAEIRQDAVILPAGQTNEAAQAFLVYLKTERAQKIIQSYGYM from the coding sequence ATGAAAGTACGTTTTATCGTGTTGGTTAGCGGGTTATTATTGAGTTTATCTTGTTGGTCTGCAGATGCATTGTTTGCTGTTGCCAACAATTTTTATGGGCCGATGAAAGCATTGAGTCAGGATTTTGAGTCACAGTCTCCACATCATATCTCTATTTCAACCGGAGCAACCGGTCAGTTGTATGTTCAAATTACTCAGGGCGCACCGTTTGATCTGTTTTTTGCCGCAGATACTGCCCGTCCGGAAAAACTGATCAAAGATGGGCAGGCAAGCGGAGAATTTACATACGCCCGGGGAACACTGGTTTTATGGTCAGCACAACCGGATATTGCGGTAAAAGACGCTTTATTGCGGGGAGAATATTCGCATCTGGCTGTGGCGAATCCTAAGTTGGCACCATATGGCCTTGCAGCACAGCAGGCTCTGGAAAAAATGGGGCTTTACACCAAGGTTCAGGAAAAAATCGTGTTAGGTAAAGGGTTGAATCCGACATATCAGTTTGTCGTGACCGGGAATGCGGAACTGGGGTTTGTTGCAAAATCTCAGGTTTATCAGGACAATCATTATCAACCTGGTTCTTATTGGGAAGTTCCCCGCGAGGATTATGCTGAAATCCGGCAGGATGCAGTGATATTACCTGCCGGTCAGACTAATGAAGCTGCACAGGCATTTCTGGTGTATCTGAAAACAGAAAGGGCGCAGAAAATTATCCAAAGCTACGGATATATGTAA
- the modB gene encoding molybdate ABC transporter permease subunit: MGIDSVVVLTTLKLAAVVTLSLLILGIPVAWWLCVSKFRYKGVIEAVCSLPMVLPPTVLGFYLLLLLSPQGTIGQLLKYLHLGQLPFSFAGIAIACTIHSFPFVLQPLKNAFLAIGKLPIEVAATLRASPSDRFFSVILPLAWPGIFSAAIMGFCHSLGEFGVVLMIGGNIPGKTRVMSVEIYNYVEALEFGKAHMLAGSLVAFSFIALLMMYWLNHKYRYSER; encoded by the coding sequence ATGGGAATAGACAGTGTTGTGGTGCTGACAACCTTAAAATTGGCCGCAGTGGTTACGCTGAGTCTGCTAATTCTGGGGATTCCGGTAGCGTGGTGGTTATGTGTTTCTAAATTTCGTTATAAGGGAGTTATCGAAGCGGTATGTTCACTGCCGATGGTGTTGCCACCAACGGTACTGGGTTTCTATCTGCTGCTGCTGCTTTCACCGCAGGGAACGATTGGTCAGTTATTGAAATATCTCCATCTCGGTCAGTTGCCGTTCTCTTTTGCCGGGATTGCGATTGCCTGTACGATCCATTCGTTTCCTTTTGTACTTCAGCCTTTAAAGAATGCTTTTCTCGCCATTGGTAAATTACCGATTGAAGTTGCGGCAACTCTCAGAGCTTCTCCATCAGATCGTTTTTTCTCTGTCATTCTGCCCTTGGCATGGCCGGGCATTTTTTCCGCAGCTATTATGGGATTCTGCCATTCATTAGGTGAATTCGGAGTGGTACTGATGATTGGCGGCAATATTCCGGGCAAAACCAGAGTGATGTCGGTTGAGATTTATAACTATGTTGAAGCACTTGAGTTTGGTAAAGCTCATATGCTTGCCGGTAGTCTGGTTGCTTTTTCATTTATTGCTTTGCTAATGATGTATTGGCTGAATCACAAGTACCGCTATTCGGAGAGGTGA
- the modC gene encoding molybdenum ABC transporter ATP-binding protein, with protein sequence MSSIHAKFAISYPEFCLDVDLTLPSSGITVLFGPSGSGKTTCLRAIAGLESLEQGYLSVDDEIWQDSGAGIFIPTHRRDIGYVFQEAGLFPHLSVQQNLEYGYRRIPTDKRRISVESICQFVGISHLLSRSVHQLSGGEKQRIAIARALLTCPKLLLMDEPLSALDVKLKSEILPYLEKIHQELSIPVIYVTHSVRELARLADHVVLFRRGEVVVSDHADTVMSDPRHQDIFGEELGSIFDTKVVEHHEHRITQLDSDGVTIWAPGHIGEKEQLYRCRILASDVSIALHEPEQTTMLNRLPAVIVDIDHQKEYQGQVVVVLELSNRRRLLAKITMKSSFELGLSLGMSVWAQIKSVALS encoded by the coding sequence TTGAGTTCTATACACGCAAAATTTGCAATTTCCTATCCGGAGTTCTGTTTAGATGTTGATTTAACTTTGCCATCTTCCGGAATTACTGTGTTATTTGGTCCTTCCGGTTCCGGGAAGACAACCTGTCTGCGGGCGATTGCCGGGCTGGAGAGCCTTGAACAGGGCTATCTGTCGGTTGATGATGAAATCTGGCAGGATTCCGGAGCAGGGATTTTTATTCCGACCCATCGTCGTGACATCGGTTATGTTTTTCAGGAGGCCGGGTTGTTTCCCCATCTGTCGGTTCAGCAGAACCTGGAGTATGGTTACCGGCGGATTCCAACAGACAAGCGCCGGATTTCTGTTGAGAGCATTTGCCAGTTTGTCGGAATAAGCCATTTGCTGAGCCGTTCGGTTCATCAACTTTCCGGCGGAGAAAAGCAGAGAATTGCAATTGCCCGGGCATTGCTGACTTGTCCGAAGCTATTACTGATGGATGAACCGTTGTCTGCGCTGGATGTGAAACTGAAATCTGAAATCCTGCCATATCTGGAGAAAATTCATCAGGAGCTGTCTATCCCGGTCATTTATGTTACACACTCGGTCAGAGAATTAGCCAGACTTGCTGATCATGTAGTGCTGTTCCGGAGAGGTGAGGTCGTTGTGAGTGATCATGCAGATACTGTGATGTCTGATCCCCGACATCAGGATATTTTTGGTGAGGAACTGGGGAGTATTTTCGATACCAAGGTGGTTGAGCATCATGAGCACCGGATAACTCAGCTTGATAGTGACGGTGTCACAATATGGGCGCCCGGACACATTGGTGAGAAAGAACAGTTGTATCGTTGCCGGATACTGGCTTCTGATGTCAGTATTGCTCTTCATGAACCTGAACAGACAACAATGCTGAATCGTCTGCCAGCCGTCATTGTCGATATTGATCATCAGAAAGAGTATCAGGGGCAGGTTGTTGTGGTGCTGGAGCTATCCAACCGTCGTCGTCTGCTGGCAAAAATCACCATGAAGTCATCGTTTGAGCTGGGGCTGTCGCTGGGAATGTCGGTCTGGGCACAGATCAAGTCTGTTGCATTGTCCTGA